The Vibrio ishigakensis genome has a window encoding:
- a CDS encoding fatty acid desaturase family protein gives MKQLTQADFDNLARDLDQIKADTQKKIGQTDARYIRKVILVHRVAAIAGRILIFAGCFVPLLLIPGILLLALAKILDNMEIGHNVMHGQYDWMNDANINSDKFEWDIAGDGGSWKRVHNYEHHTYTNIIGKDRDFGYGLLRLSNDFRWRVKNLWQLITYAMLSLLFQWGVSYHELAGERVFFGKKKEGREPTVPHSELKKAFFAKGARQIFKDYLLFPALAGPFFVTVLLANLAANVLRNLWTSTIIFCGHFPQQTRTFTQQECENESKGQWYYRQALGSANINGKPWFHILSGHLSLQIEHHLFPDMPSSRYQEVAPQVREVFARYGIPYNTGHFVRQYASVVKRITRYSFP, from the coding sequence ATGAAGCAATTAACTCAGGCCGATTTCGATAATCTGGCCCGTGACTTAGACCAAATCAAAGCTGACACCCAGAAAAAGATCGGCCAAACCGATGCTCGATACATCCGAAAGGTTATTCTGGTACATCGAGTAGCGGCTATCGCTGGCCGCATTCTTATCTTTGCCGGTTGTTTCGTCCCTTTGCTCTTGATCCCCGGTATTCTGCTGCTGGCGCTGGCAAAGATCCTCGACAATATGGAGATCGGCCACAATGTCATGCACGGTCAGTATGATTGGATGAACGATGCCAATATCAACTCGGATAAGTTCGAGTGGGATATCGCTGGCGACGGCGGCAGTTGGAAGCGTGTTCACAACTATGAGCACCATACTTACACCAATATTATTGGTAAAGATCGTGACTTTGGTTATGGCTTGTTGCGTCTATCTAATGATTTTCGCTGGAGAGTTAAAAACCTCTGGCAACTGATCACCTATGCCATGCTAAGTCTGCTGTTTCAGTGGGGCGTGTCCTACCACGAGCTCGCAGGCGAGCGCGTATTCTTCGGTAAAAAGAAGGAAGGTCGTGAGCCAACAGTTCCACACAGTGAATTAAAGAAAGCCTTCTTTGCTAAAGGTGCTAGGCAAATATTCAAAGATTATCTGTTGTTTCCAGCCCTTGCCGGCCCTTTCTTTGTGACCGTTCTTTTGGCCAACTTAGCTGCAAACGTACTGCGCAACCTATGGACCTCTACCATTATCTTTTGTGGTCACTTTCCACAGCAGACTCGCACTTTTACTCAACAAGAGTGTGAAAATGAGTCTAAAGGCCAATGGTATTATCGTCAGGCTCTTGGTTCAGCAAACATTAACGGCAAGCCATGGTTCCATATCCTAAGTGGACACTTGAGCCTGCAAATTGAGCACCACTTGTTCCCAGATATGCCTTCGTCGCGATATCAGGAAGTAGCACCTCAGGTTCGAGAGGTGTTTGCCCGCTACGGTATTCCTTACAACACAGGCCATTTTGTGCGCCAATATGCATCGGTGGTTAAGCGCATTACACGTTATTCATTCCCTTAA